In Raphanus sativus cultivar WK10039 chromosome 5, ASM80110v3, whole genome shotgun sequence, the following proteins share a genomic window:
- the LOC108862996 gene encoding ABC transporter G family member 12 → MELESTSNGRPSRRPPPPPPPAPAIGRGAYLAWEDLTVVIPNFSGGPTRRLLDGLNGYAEPGRIMAIMGPSGSGKSTLLDSLAGRLARNVIMTGNLLLNGKKARLDYGLVAYVTQEDILMGTLTVRETITYSAHLRLPSDLTKEEVNGIVEGTIIELGLQDCADRVIGSWQSRGVSGGERKRVSIALEILTRPQILFLDEPTSGLDSASAFFVIQALRNIARDGGRTVVSSIHQPSSEVFALFDDLFLLSSGETVYFGESKFAVEFFAEAGFPCPKKRNPSDHFLRCINSDFDTVTATLKGSQRMRETPATSDPLMNLATSEIKARLVESYRRSVYAKSAKSRIRELASIEGHHEMEVRKGSEASWFKQLRTLTKRSFVNMCRDIGYYWSRIVIYIVVSICVGTIFYDVGHSYTSILARVSCGGFITGFMTFMSIGGFPSFIEEMKVFYKERLSGYYGVSVYIISNYVSSFPFLVAISGITGSITYNMVKFRPGFSHWAFFCLNIFFSVSVIESLMMVVASLVPNFLMGLITGAGIIGIIMMTSGFFRLLPDLPKIFWRYPISFMSYGSWAIQGAYKNDFLGLEFDPMFAGEPKMTGEEVIQKIFGVKVTHSKWWDLAAIVLILVCYRILFFIVLKLKERAEPALKALQAKRTMRSLNKRPSFRKVPSLSSLSSRRHQALHSLSSQEGLTSPIH, encoded by the exons ATGGAGTTAGAGAGTACGAGCAATGGCCGGCCTTCCCgtcgtcctcctcctcctccaccgccaGCACCAGCGATCGGTCGTGGAGCGTACTTGGCCTGGGAAGATTTGACGGTGGTTATACCTAACTTTAGTGGTGGTCCGACTCGAAGGTTGCTCGATGGACTAAACGGGTACGCTGAACCGGGTCGGATCATGGCCATTATGGGTCCTTCCGGATCCGGCAAGTCCACGCTTCTTGACTCTCTCGCAG GTAGACTCGCAAGAAACGTGATTATGACCGGTAATCTTCTATTGAACGGAAAGAAGGCAAGACTAGACTACGGCCTCGTC GCTTATGTAACACAAGAGGATATATTGATGGGAACACTAACGGTGAGGGAGACAATAACATACTCAGCTCATCTAAGGCTTCCAAGTGATTTGACCAAAGAAGAAGTGAACGGCATTGTTGAAGGAACAATCATTGAGCTTGGACTTCAAGACTGTGCAGACAGGGTCATAGGTAGCTGGCAGTCTAGAGGAGTGAGTGGTGGCGAGAGGAAACGCGTCAGCATTGCGTTAGAGATCTTAACGCGGCCACAGATTCTGTTCCTTGACGAACCCACAAGCGGTTTGGACAGTGCTTCTGCTTTCTTTGTGATTCAAGCGCTTAGGAACATCGCTAGAGATGGCGGTAGAACCGTTGTTTCATCGATTCATCAGCCTAGTAGCGAAGTTTTCGCTCTCTTTGACGATCTTTTCTTGCTCTCTAGTGGTGAGACTGTTTACTTTGGTGAATCCAAGTTTGCTGTTGAG TTCTTTGCCGAAGCAGGGTTTCCTTGCCCGAAGAAGCGGAATCCTTCGGATCATTTCCTGAGATGTATAAACTCAGATTTTGATACCGTTACAGCTACACTCAAAGGATCTCAGAGAATGCGG GAGACACCAGCTACATCAGATCCTTTGATGAACCTAGCAACATCTGAGATCAAAGCTAGACTTGTTGAGAGTTACCGTCGCTCAGTCTATGCTAAATCTGCTAAATCTCGGATCCGTGAATTAGCTAGCATT GAAGGACATCATGAGATGGAAGTGAGAAAGGGAAGCGAAGCGAGCTGGTTTAAACAGCTAAGGACTTTAACAAAGAGATCTTTTGTGAACATGTGCCGGGACATTGGGTACTACTGGTCAAGAATTGTGATCTACATTGTTGTATCCATCTGTGTTGGGACCATCTTTTACGATGTAGGGCACAGCTACACATCGATCTTGGCTCGGGTTTCTTGTGGTGGATTCATTACTGGTTTCATGACTTTCATGTCCATTGGAGGGTTTCCATCTTTCATCGAAGAGATGAAAGTGTTCTACAAAGAGAGACTGAGTGGTTACTACGGCGTTTCGGTTTATATTATATCGAACTACGTCTCTTCTTTCCCGTTCTTGGTCGCGATTTCGGGCATCACAGGGAGTATCACTTACAACATGGTGAAGTTCCGTCCAGGGTTCTCTCACTGGGCTTTCTTCTGTCTCAACATATTCTTCTCTGTCTCGGTCATTGAGAGTCTCATGATGGTTGTTGCTTCTCTCGTTCCAAACTTTTTGATGGGTCTCATTACCGGAGCTGGCATCATT GGAATCATCATGATGACTTCTGGATTCTTCCGTCTGCTTCCAGATCTTCCAAAGATTTTCTGGAGATACCCAATTTCTTTCATGAGTTATGGTTCTTGGGCTATTCAG GGTGCATACAAGAACGATTTTCTTGGACTAGAGTTTGATCCTATGTTTGCGGGAGAACCCAAGATGACTGGAGAGGAAGTTATACAGAAAATATTTGGAGTTAAAGTCACACATTCGAAGTGGTGGGACTTAGCAGCGATTGTGTTAATCCTTGTGTGTTACCGCATTCTCTTCTTCATAGTGTTGAAGCTTAAGGAAAGAGCAGAGCCGGCTTTGAAGGCGTTACAAGCAAAGAGAACGATGAGGAGTCTCAACAAGAGACCTTCTTTTAGGAAAGTCCCATCTCTATCTTCCTTATCTTCAAGGAGACACCAAGCTCTACATTCACTTTCTTCTCAAGAAGGTCTTACTTCTCCAATCCATTAA
- the LOC108862997 gene encoding RNA-binding protein Y14, translating into MANIESEAIDFEPEEDDLMDEDAGAAADVSPRAAAHPRLRSAIAGANGDATDKKTKGRGFRDERDSDRQRRLSSRDFESLGSDGGPGPQRSIEGWIILVTGVHEEAQEDDISNAFGDFGEIKSLHLNLDRRTGFVKGYALIEYEKSEEAQNAIKAMNGAELLTQNVSVDWAFSSGPNAGSYRRKNLRSGRSQRSRSPRRRF; encoded by the exons ATGGCGAACATAGAATCGGAAGCAATTGATTTCGAGCCAGAGGAGGATGACCTCATGGACGAAGACGCTGGAGCAGCAGCTGACGTTTCCCCACGCGCTGCTGCGCATCCGAGGCTTAGGTCAGCTATCGCCGGAGCGAACGGCGATGCGACGGATAAGAAGACCAAAGGCCGTGGCTTTCGAGACGAGAGAGACTCCGATCGCCAGCGCCGCCTCTCCTCGCGCGATTTCGAATCTCTAGGTTCAGATGGCGGTCCTGGCCCCCAGCGAT CCATTGAGGGGTGGATTATTTTGGTCACCGGAGTTCATGAGGAGGCACAGGAGGATGATATATCTAATGCTTTTGGTGATTTTGGGGAGATTAAGAGTTTACATCTCAACCTCGATCGCCGTACTGGTTTCGTCAAG GGCTATGCTTTGATAGAATATGAGAAGAGTGAAGAAGCACAGAATGCTATCAAAGCAATGAATGGTGCTGAGCTGCTTACACAGAATGTCAGCGTTGACTGGGCCTTCAGCAGCGGACCCAATGCTGGATCTTACAGGAGAAAGAACCTGAG GTCTGGGAGGTCGCAACGATCACGAAGCCCAAGAAGACGTTTCTGA
- the LOC108862998 gene encoding uncharacterized protein LOC108862998 isoform X1 codes for MEATVFTSLQVSNLPKTKAIFNLNPTALSSSSCWLSNSQSKLIIKLRLNGSKDGVLRLNALFHSEEAPSEKSDDNLAENNGFGLLPADMFSLSQEKVESSSQSGEKDSHKIIDVETSLALPPQGGGTSAGLFRTPISGGVQNATSAHGLPPPALAVRNLMEQARFAHLCTVMSKMHHRREGYPFGSLVDFAPDPMGHPIFSFSPLAIHTRNILAEPRCTLVVQIPGWSCLSNARVTLFGDVYPLPKDEQEWAHKQYMSKHHQGPSQRWGNFHYFRMHNISDIYFIGGFGTVAWINVNEYEGIQPDKIAVDGGEQNLKELNAIFSKPLRELLSTESEVDDAAIISVDSKGIDIRVRQGAKFNIQRLAFEGSLGVETLEEAKSAMWKVIEKGKVHNL; via the exons ATGGAAGCTACTGTCTTCACTTCACTACAAGTTTCGAATTTACCAAAAACAAAGGCTATCTTTAACCTGAATCCAACTGCTCTGTCTTCGTCTTCTTGTTGGCTCTCCAATTCGCAATCCAAGCTAATCATTAAACTGAGACTTAATGGATCAAAAGATGGAGTTCTTCGTCTTAATGCTCTATTTCACAGCGAGGAGGCTCCAAGTGAAAAAAGCGATGATAACTTAGCAGAAAACAATGGGTTTGGTCTTTTACCAGCGGATATGTTCTCTTTGTCTCAG GAAAAAGTTGAAAGTAGTAGTCAAAGTGGTGAAAAGGATAGTCATAAGATAATAGATGTGGAGACATCTCTTGCACTTCCTCCTCAAGGTGGAGGAACTAGCGCAGGGCTCTTTAGAACCCCTATATCCGGTGGTGTTCAGAACGCAACCTCTGCTCATGGTTTACCTCCACCTGCTCTAGCTGTTAGGAACTTGATGGAGCAG GCCAGGTTTGCTCATCTATGCACAGTGATGTCTAAAATGCACCATCGCAGAGAAGGCTACCCCTTTGGATCCTTGGTAGATTTTGCACCTGATCCTATGGGAC ACCCAATCTTTTCATTTTCACCCTTGGCTATTCACACTCGGAATATCTTAGCTGAACCGAGATGCACCCTCGTTGTTCAG ATACCCGGATGGAGTTGCTTATCCAATGCAAGAGTTACATTATTCGGCGATGTCTACCCACTGCCAAAAGATGAACAA GAATGGGCTCACAAACAGTATATGTCTAAGCATCACCAAGGACCATCCCAACGGTGGGGAAACTTTCACTATTTTAGAATGCACAACATAAG TGATATATATTTCATTGGAGGTTTTGGCACTGTCGCATGGATAAACGTCAATGAGTACGAGGGAATTCAACCAGATAAGATAGCTGTGGATGGAGGCGAGCAAAATCTAAAG GAACTAAATGCCATCTTCTCAAAGCCACTTAGAGAGTTATTATCTACTGAATCTGAGGTAGACGATGCTGCTATCATTTCTGTAGACAGCAAAGGGATCGACATAAGAGTTCGTCAAGGTGCTAAG TTCAACATACAAAGGCTAGCCTTTGAGGGAAGCCTTGGTGTAGAGACGTTAGAAGAAGCCAAATCTGCAATGTGGAAAGTGATAGAGAAGGGAAAGGTGCACAATTTGTAG
- the LOC108862998 gene encoding uncharacterized protein LOC108862998 isoform X2 has protein sequence MEATVFTSLQVSNLPKTKAIFNLNPTALSSSSCWLSNSQSKLIIKLRLNGSKDGVLRLNALFHSEEAPSEKSDDNLAENNGFGLLPADMFSLSQEKVESSSQSGEKDSHKIIDVETSLALPPQGGGTSAGLFRTPISGGVQNATSAHGLPPPALAVRNLMEQARFAHLCTVMSKMHHRREGYPFGSLVDFAPDPMGHPIFSFSPLAIHTRNILAEPRCTLVVQIPGWSCLSNARVTLFGDVYPLPKDEQEWAHKQYMSKHHQGPSQRWGNFHYFRMHNISDIYFIGGFGTVAWINVNEYEGIQPDKIAVDGGEQNLKELNAIFSKPLRELLSTESEVDDAAIISVDSKGIDIRVRQGAKFNIQRVAFEGSLGVQTLEEAKSAMWKVIEKGKVHNL, from the exons ATGGAAGCTACTGTCTTCACTTCACTACAAGTTTCGAATTTACCAAAAACAAAGGCTATCTTTAACCTGAATCCAACTGCTCTGTCTTCGTCTTCTTGTTGGCTCTCCAATTCGCAATCCAAGCTAATCATTAAACTGAGACTTAATGGATCAAAAGATGGAGTTCTTCGTCTTAATGCTCTATTTCACAGCGAGGAGGCTCCAAGTGAAAAAAGCGATGATAACTTAGCAGAAAACAATGGGTTTGGTCTTTTACCAGCGGATATGTTCTCTTTGTCTCAG GAAAAAGTTGAAAGTAGTAGTCAAAGTGGTGAAAAGGATAGTCATAAGATAATAGATGTGGAGACATCTCTTGCACTTCCTCCTCAAGGTGGAGGAACTAGCGCAGGGCTCTTTAGAACCCCTATATCCGGTGGTGTTCAGAACGCAACCTCTGCTCATGGTTTACCTCCACCTGCTCTAGCTGTTAGGAACTTGATGGAGCAG GCCAGGTTTGCTCATCTATGCACAGTGATGTCTAAAATGCACCATCGCAGAGAAGGCTACCCCTTTGGATCCTTGGTAGATTTTGCACCTGATCCTATGGGAC ACCCAATCTTTTCATTTTCACCCTTGGCTATTCACACTCGGAATATCTTAGCTGAACCGAGATGCACCCTCGTTGTTCAG ATACCCGGATGGAGTTGCTTATCCAATGCAAGAGTTACATTATTCGGCGATGTCTACCCACTGCCAAAAGATGAACAA GAATGGGCTCACAAACAGTATATGTCTAAGCATCACCAAGGACCATCCCAACGGTGGGGAAACTTTCACTATTTTAGAATGCACAACATAAG TGATATATATTTCATTGGAGGTTTTGGCACTGTCGCATGGATAAACGTCAATGAGTACGAGGGAATTCAACCAGATAAGATAGCTGTGGATGGAGGCGAGCAAAATCTAAAG GAACTAAATGCCATCTTCTCAAAGCCACTTAGAGAGTTATTATCTACTGAATCTGAGGTAGACGATGCTGCTATCATTTCTGTAGACAGCAAAGGGATCGACATAAGAGTTCGTCAAGGTGCTAAG TTCAACATACAAAGGGTAGCCTTTGAGGGAAGCCTCGGTGTGCAGACGTTAGAAGAAGCCAAATCTGCAATGTGGAAAGTGATAGAGAAGGGAAAGGTGCACAATTTGTAG
- the LOC108860611 gene encoding metal tolerance protein C4-like — MKTSHRRLFSRILHSPVKGHSRVGALLHLLLQVDDNGAVETHRSFSSLIRVGVRCSVSLDRDTPLFDPFFSHRNLFTRAKQVKRIEINDQHSQRAVTTALWCNFLVFSLKFGVWWTSSSHVIMAEVVHSVADFANQALLAYGLSSSRRAPDKLHPYGYSKERFVWSLISAVGIFCLGSGATIVNGVQNLWTSQPPPNMEYAAVVIGGSFLIEGASLLVAIQSVKKGAAQEGMTIRDYIWRGHDPTSVAVMTEDGAAVAGLGIAAASLVAVKMTGNAIYDPIGSIVVGNLLGMVAIFLIQRNRHALIGRAMDDQDMRKILHFLKNDSVVDALYDCKSEVIGPGSFRFKAEIDFNGQVVVQNYLKRTRREEWAKLFREAAKGDDSEMLNIMSNYGEEVVTALGSEVIRLEKQIRELVPGIQHVDIEAHNPMDQSLRS; from the exons ATGAAAACATCACATCGTCGTCTGTTCTCTAGGATTCTTCATTCTCCGGTGAAGGGTCACAGCAGAGTCGGCGCCTTACTTCACTTGTTGTTGCAAGTCGACGATAATGGAGCTGTAGAAACCCATCGAAGTTTTAGCTCTCTTATACGTGTAGGTGTACGATGCTCTGTTTCTCTCGATAGAGATACTCCTCTTTTTGATCCCTTCTTTTCTCACCGGA ATTTGTTCACTCGGGCTAAGCAAGTCAAGAGAATTGAGATCAACGATCAACATAG TCAAAGAGCTGTCACTACTGCACTTTGGTGCAACTTCCTTGTGTTTTCTCTCAAATTTGGGGTTTGGTGGACAAGTTCTAGCCATGTCATAATGGCTGAAGTTGTTCACTCCGTCGCTGATTTTGCTAACCAG GCACTTCTTGCTTATGGACTCAGTAGCTCAAGGCGTGCACCAGATAAACTTCATCC CTATGGCTACTCAAAGGAAAGATTTGTATGGTCTTTGATATCTGCTGTTGGCATCTTTTGCCTTGGGTCTGGAGCTACCATAGTTAATGGAGTACAGAACTTGTGGACTTCTCAG CCACCTCCAAATATGGAATATGCTGCTGTGGTAATTGGTGGCTCTTTTCTAATCGAAG GTGCTTCACTTCTAGTTGCAATTCAATCTGTCAAAAAAGGAGCTGCACAAGAAGGCATGACCATAAGAGATTATATATGGCGTGGTCATGATCCTACTTCTGTTGCTGTTATGACTGAG GATGGTGCTGCAGTGGCAGGTTTGGGAATAGCTGCGGCTTCTCTGGTTGCTGTTAAGATGACAGGAAATGCTATTTATGATCCTATAGGATCTATTGTAGTTGGAAACTTACTTGGAATG GTGGCTATATTTCTCATTCAACGGAACCGACATGCCTTGATTGGAAGGGCAATGGATGATCAAGACATGCGTAAAATTCTTCATTTCTTAAAGAACGACTCG GTGGTAGATGCTCTATATGATTGCAAAAGTGAAGTGATTGGTCCTGGATCCTTCAGATTTAAAGCTGAGATAG ATTTCAATGGGCAGGTTGTTGTCCAAAACTATCTGAAGAGAACTAGGCGTGAAGAGTGGGCAAAACTG TTTCGCGAGGCTGCAAAAGGAGATGATTCTGAAATGCTCAATATTATGTCAAACTACG GTGAGGAAGTTGTAACGGCTTTAGGAAGTGAAGTAATCCGGTTAGAGAAACAGATCCGAGAGCTTGTCCCTGGAATTCAACACGTTGACATCGAAGCACATAATCCCATGGACCAATCTCTAagatcttga
- the LOC108859699 gene encoding exocyst complex component EXO70I yields MAEAKSLERLKAMRSLLKSEMEKSETFSLVLEKTGTKLEEINTKLLSLEADVKVERWRCSPFSDHIRHTIAPISAVLRVFATVQELERSLTSCDEVLGYVSDVKRLGEAMKLLSSSCVLALNWLEDTIQFLSENGMPEDHPCGLRFKTSIELLRELKMTEARAYLKGGSICTALENLETEFERILEEEEVLSESNLRKLQAIIKRSDAHCVPSYIKIRTRVIQKRFEVAYLHSTITEADNVQDIEGDIDQWRLDMEIAVREIYEFESKLCYQVFEDVGDEHDVPVRCFGAIASNSGMLQLLRFGSRISKCKKGPPKLLKLLDCFSTMDSIRTEFNRLFKGELCSDIRRETRELISNLVNGVCEIFWELPCQVELQRPNRPPLDGGIPKLVSVVTEYCNKLLGDKNKPVLSKILEIDLGWKKEKYQEEILIGHIYNVLREIALNLDAWSSSNKETALSYIFMMNNHCHFSSLRDTHLGNMMGESWLKAHEQYKDYYAALYVKESWGKLLSLLTIKDQPAKRKRARESIKRTLQAFAEGFDEIYTRQSTWIVEDEKLRWKICQALVRTVVPRYKSYLQSYIMLLVEEDPISHGKDLNYTPKGLEMKLKTMLQSKEETENTLENSHFMKKVLENSHLTFEAI; encoded by the coding sequence ATGGCTGAAGCAAAGAGCCTTGAGAGACTTAAAGCAATGAGAAGTTTATTGAAGAGTGAGATGGAGAAATCAGAGACATTCTCATTGGTTCTCGAAAAGACAGGAACCAAGCTTGAAGAGATCAACACCAAGTTGTTGTCTTTAGAAGCTGATGTTAAAGTAGAGAGATGGAGATGTTCTCCTTTCTCTGATCATATCCGCCACACCATTGCACCTATCTCGGCTGTTCTGAGAGTCTTTGCCACGGTTCAAGAACTTGAGAGATCTCTCACATCATGTGATGAAGTTCTTGGTTATGTTTCGGATGTTAAACGTCTTGGAGAAGCGATGAAGCTTCTCTCGAGTAGCTGTGTTCTTGCTCTTAACTGGCTTGAAGATACAATCCAGTTCCTGTCCGAAAATGGAATGCCTGAAGATCATCCTTGCGGTTTACGGTTTAAGACTTCGATAGAGCTTCTACGGGAACTGAAAATGACCGAGGCTCGTGCTTATCTTAAAGGAGGCAGTATTTGCACAGCGTTGGAGAATCTTGAAACAGAGTTTGAGAGGATACTTGAAGAAGAGGAGGTTTTGTCTGAATCAAACTTGAGAAAGTTGCAGGCAATCATCAAGAGATCAGATGCTCACTGTGTGCCTTCTTACATCAAGATCCGCACAAGGGTCATTCAGAAACGGTTTGAGGTTGCTTATCTACACAGCACAATCACAGAAGCTGACAATGTGCAGGACATTGAAGGCGATATAGATCAATGGAGACTTGACATGGAGATAGCTGTGAGAGAGATCTATGAGTTTGAGAGTAAGCTCTGCTATCAAGTGTTTGAAGATGTTGGAGATGAGCATGACGTTCCAGTGCGTTGCTTCGGAGcaatagcttcaaactcaggaATGCTTCAGCTTCTCAGGTTCGGTTCAAGAATCAGCAAATGCAAGAAAGGTCCACCAAAGCTGCTAAAACTCTTAGATTGTTTCTCCACAATGGACAGCATTCGAACCGAGTTTAACCGGCTGTTTAAAGGTGAGCTATGTTCAGATATACGCAGAGAAACAAGGGAACTGATTAGCAACCTCGTTAACGGTGTCTGCGAGATCTTCTGGGAGTTACCTTGTCAGGTTGAGCTTCAAAGACCAAACCGCCCTCCTCTTGATGGTGGTATCCCTAAGCTTGTGAGCGTTGTGACTGAGTACTGCAACAAGCTACTAGGGGACAAGAACAAGCCGGTCTTGTCCAAGATTCTTGAGATTGATTTGGGCTGGAAGAAGGAAAAGTACCAAGAAGAGATTCTCATAGGTCACATCTACAACGTACTGAGAGAGATTGCTTTGAATCTTGATGCATGGTCGAGTTCCAACAAAGAAACCGCTCTTTCTTACATCTTCATGATGAACAACCACTGCCATTTCAGTAGCTTGAGAGACACTCATCTCGGAAACATGATGGGAGAGTCTTGGTTAAAGGCACACGAACAGTACAAAGACTATTATGCAGCTCTGTATGTCAAAGAAAGCTGGGGAAAGCTCTTGTCCCTACTCACCATCAAAGATCAACCTGCGAAAAGAAAGCGAGCCCGTGAGTCCATTAAACGAACGTTACAAGCCTTTGCTGAAGGCTTTGATGAGATATACACAAGGCAATCAACTTGGATTGTTGAGGATGAAAAACTGAGATGGAAGATATGTCAAGCCCTGGTAAGAACGGTTGTGCCGAGGTACAAGAGTTATCTACAGAGTTACATAATGCTTCTTGTTGAAGAAGATCCTATAAGTCATGGTAAGGACTTGAATTATACTCCAAAGGGTTTGGAGATGAAGCTGAAGACTATGCTTCAGAGCAAAGAAGAGACagaaaatacattggagaaTTCTCACTTTATGAAGAAAGTGTTGGAGAATTCTCACTTGACATTTGAAGCTATATGA
- the LOC108857675 gene encoding ATP synthase subunit epsilon, mitochondrial, producing the protein MASTAAVPFWRAAGMTYITYSNICANLVRNCLKEPFKAEALNREKVHFSLSKWAGGKPEKPILRSDTPGV; encoded by the exons ATGGCATCGACGGCGGCGGTTCCGTTCTGGAGAGCGGCTGGGATGACTTACATCACCTACTCAAACATTTGTGCGAATCTCGTGAGGAACTGTCTCAAGGAGCCTTTCAAAGCTGAAGCCCTTAATCGCGAGAAGGTTCATTTCTCTCTCTCCAAATGGGCTGGCGGAAAGCCTGAGAAACCAA TTCTGCGTTCTGACACACCTGgagtttga